In one window of Syngnathus scovelli strain Florida chromosome 20, RoL_Ssco_1.2, whole genome shotgun sequence DNA:
- the bmp2b gene encoding bone morphogenetic protein 2b, which produces MVAVVGSLMVLLLAQVLMEGATGLIPEVGRRRYSESGRHSPQQSAGALHEFESRLLSMFGLKRRPTPGKHAVVPQYMVDLYRMHSANGDHSVRRPRSMGRHAERAASEANTIRSFHHEESMEALASLKGKTTQQFYFNLTSVPEEERITSAELRIYRDQVRGVAAATPNNSSANVSLAAAGFHRINIYEIFGAPKSGGGEPLVRLLDTRLVKDSYSRWESFDVSPAVSQWTSGKGHNHGFMVEVHHPEDGQASGEHAQRRAKHVRVSRSLHRDQDSWLQARPLLVTYGHDGHGESVLHTREKRQATLRKQRRKHQHKASCKRHALYVDFSDVGWNEWIVAPPGYHAFYCQGECPFPLADHLNSTNHAIVQTLVNSVNSNIPKACCVPTDLSPISLLYLDEYEKVILKNYQDMVVEGCGCR; this is translated from the exons ATGGTCGCCGTGGTCGGCTCTCTCATGGTACTGCTTCTAGCTCAGGTGTTGATGGAAGGCGCAACGGGACTCATCCCCGAGGTGGGCCGAAGACGGTACAGCGAGTCGGGCCGGCACAGCCCGCAGCAGTCGGCGGGCGCCCTGCACGAGTTCGAGTCACGGCTCCTTAGTATGTTCGGCCTGAAACGCAGGCCGACCCCAGGCAAGCATGCCGTGGTGCCGCAGTACATGGTGGACCTGTACCGCATGCACTCGGCCAACGGAGACCACAGCGTCCGCCGGCCCAGGAGTATGGGAAGGCACGCCGAAAGGGCAGCCAGCGAAGCCAACACGATTAGAAGCTTTCACCACGAAG AGTCTATGGAGGCCCTGGCCAGCCTGAAAGGCAAAACCACCCAGCAGTTCTACTTTAACCTcacttccgtccccgaggaagaACGCATCACCTCGGCGGAGCTTCGCATCTACAGAGACCAAGTTAGGGGAGTCGCTGCCGCCACCCCCAACAACAGCTCCGCAAATGTCAGCTTGGCGGCCGCTGGCTTCCATCGCATCAACATTTACGAGATATTCGGGGCACCCAAATCTGGCGGTGGGGAGCCTCTAGTTCGCTTGCTAGACACCCGGCTGGTGAAGGACTCTTACAGCCGGTGGGAGAGCTTTGATGTTAGTCCCGCTGTGTCTCAGTGGACCTCCGGGAAAGGTCACAATCACGGCTTCATGGTGGAGGTGCACCACCCAGAGGACGGGCAGGCAAGCGGCGAGCACGCCCAGAGACGCGCTAAGCACGTGCGTGTGAGCAGGTCCCTCCACCGAGACCAGGACTCGTGGCTTCAAGCCAGGCCCTTGCTGGTGACCTACGGCCACGACGGGCACGGGGAATCAGTGCTGCACACGCGGGAAAAGCGCCAGGCCACGCTCCGCAAACAGCGACGGAAGCACCAGCACAAAGCCAGCTGCAAGAGGCACGCGCTTTACGTGGACTTCAGTGACGTGGGCTGGAACGAGTGGATAGTGGCGCCACCTGGCTACCACGCCTTTTACTGCCAAGGGGAGTGCCCCTTCCCCCTGGCAGACCACCTCAATTCCACCAATCACGCCATTGTGCAGACGCTCGTCAACTCTGTGAACTCAAACATTCCCAAGGCGTGCTGCGTGCCCACCGACCTGAGCCCCATATCCCTGCTTTATCTGGACGAATACGAGAAGGTCATCCTTAAAAACTACCAAGACATGGTGGTGGAGGGATGCGGCTGCCGGTGA